The Daucus carota subsp. sativus chromosome 7, DH1 v3.0, whole genome shotgun sequence genome window below encodes:
- the LOC108193865 gene encoding uncharacterized protein LOC108193865 isoform X1 codes for MDNNHSRPTIMVTNDDGIDGAGLQALVQALVSTDQYQVFVCAPETERSAVSHSITWMHPLQVKKAEIQGTTAFAVSGTPADCASLGISKSLFPVVPDLVISGINMGCNSGYRIMYSGTVAGAREAFFYGIPSISISYDWISGKSTAKDFKLSAEACLPIISAIIVEIRSKTYPLKCFLNIDLPTDISNHKGYKLTKQGNSIIRMGWKQITSEAEVGKILSTMTMVADSSKIQINGTKVSQESEDSLLFMRDILGIKEGDTDADYCALQQGYITVSPISALTRAEADSEAYFKTWLPAVTKCFSSPAQ; via the exons ATGGACAATAACCACAGTAGGCCGACGATCATGGTGACTAACGATGACGGAATTGATGGTGCTGGCCTGCAAGCTCTGGTTCAAGCCCTGGTCTCTACAGATCAATATCAAGTCTTTGTCTGCGCCCCTGAAAC GGAAAGGTCAGCTGTTAGTCACAGCATTACTTGGATGCATCCTCTCCAGGTCAAGAAAGCAGAAATTCAGGGAACAACAGCCTTTGCAGTTTCTG GAACCCCAGCAGACTGCGCATCATTGGGAATCTCTAAATCTCTTTTTCCTGTAGTGCCTGATCTG GTTATTAGTGGCATAAACATGGGTTGCAACTCTGGTTACCGCAT TATGTACTCAGGAACAGTAGCAGGTGCTCGAGAAGCCTTTTTCTATGGGATACCTTCTATCTCTATCTCTTATGATTG GATTTCGGGTAAGAGCACTGCTAAGGACTTCAAACTTTCTGCTGAGGCTTGCTTACCTATAATAAGTGCAATTATAGTTGAAATCAGAAGTAAAACATATCCTCTGAAGTGTTTCTTGAATATAGATCTGCCTACCGATATATCAAATCATAAG GGATATAAGTTGACAAAGCAGGGGAACAGTATCATCAGAATGGGTTGGAAGCAAATTACTTCTGAAGCAGAGGTTGGAAAAATATTATCAACAATGACTATGGTAGCAGATTCGtcgaaaattcaaataaatggTACAAAAGTATCACAAGAGTCTGAAGACAGTCTTCTTTTTATGCGAGAT ATTTTAGGAATCAAAGAGGGAGATACAGATGCAGACTACTGCGCGCTTCAACAAGGATAT ATAACTGTTTCGCCTATTAGTGCCTTAACTCGCGCAGAGGCCGACTCTGAAGCGTACTTCAAAACGTGGCTTCCAGCTGTTACAAAGTGCTTCTCCTCTCCAGCTCAATGA
- the LOC108193865 gene encoding uncharacterized protein LOC108193865 isoform X2 — MHPLQVKKAEIQGTTAFAVSGTPADCASLGISKSLFPVVPDLVISGINMGCNSGYRIMYSGTVAGAREAFFYGIPSISISYDWISGKSTAKDFKLSAEACLPIISAIIVEIRSKTYPLKCFLNIDLPTDISNHKGYKLTKQGNSIIRMGWKQITSEAEVGKILSTMTMVADSSKIQINGTKVSQESEDSLLFMRDILGIKEGDTDADYCALQQGYITVSPISALTRAEADSEAYFKTWLPAVTKCFSSPAQ, encoded by the exons ATGCATCCTCTCCAGGTCAAGAAAGCAGAAATTCAGGGAACAACAGCCTTTGCAGTTTCTG GAACCCCAGCAGACTGCGCATCATTGGGAATCTCTAAATCTCTTTTTCCTGTAGTGCCTGATCTG GTTATTAGTGGCATAAACATGGGTTGCAACTCTGGTTACCGCAT TATGTACTCAGGAACAGTAGCAGGTGCTCGAGAAGCCTTTTTCTATGGGATACCTTCTATCTCTATCTCTTATGATTG GATTTCGGGTAAGAGCACTGCTAAGGACTTCAAACTTTCTGCTGAGGCTTGCTTACCTATAATAAGTGCAATTATAGTTGAAATCAGAAGTAAAACATATCCTCTGAAGTGTTTCTTGAATATAGATCTGCCTACCGATATATCAAATCATAAG GGATATAAGTTGACAAAGCAGGGGAACAGTATCATCAGAATGGGTTGGAAGCAAATTACTTCTGAAGCAGAGGTTGGAAAAATATTATCAACAATGACTATGGTAGCAGATTCGtcgaaaattcaaataaatggTACAAAAGTATCACAAGAGTCTGAAGACAGTCTTCTTTTTATGCGAGAT ATTTTAGGAATCAAAGAGGGAGATACAGATGCAGACTACTGCGCGCTTCAACAAGGATAT ATAACTGTTTCGCCTATTAGTGCCTTAACTCGCGCAGAGGCCGACTCTGAAGCGTACTTCAAAACGTGGCTTCCAGCTGTTACAAAGTGCTTCTCCTCTCCAGCTCAATGA